Proteins encoded within one genomic window of Psilocybe cubensis strain MGC-MH-2018 chromosome 2, whole genome shotgun sequence:
- a CDS encoding Activated RNA polymerase II transcriptional coactivator p15, with protein MPKRKISESGDEDFIKNEASDSSVSAEESDSEKSAKTKPTKQSGKSSSNKRAKEEVKEEVAEGSATNSESSTLATVKIHTTSEGDKYIDLGKKKRATVRSFKGVPLIDIREFYGADGDEKPGKKGISLTIEQWQSLRDGMSTIDKLLDEVKKK; from the exons ATgccgaaaagaaaaatatccGAATCTGGAGACGAGGATTTTATTAAAAACGAAGCTTCAGACTCCTCTGTTTCTGCAGAAGAGTCTGACAGCGAAAAAAGTGCCAAAACTAAGCCCACGAAGCAG TCAGGCAAAAGTTCATCCAATAAAAGGGCTAAGGAGGAAGTCAAGGAGGAGGTCGCCGAGGGCTCTGCCACA AATTCGGAATCAAGTACATTGGCAACGGTGAAGATCCACACCACCTCTGAAGGAGACAAGTACATCGACCTGGGCAAGAAGAAGCGCGCAACCGTTAGATCATTCAAAGGAGTCCCCTTGATTGACATACGCGAATTTTATGGAGCAGATGGAGACGAAAAACCTGGCAAGAAGGGTATTTCTCTGACGATTGAACAG TGGCAGTCATTAAGGGATGGAATGAGCACAATTGATAAACTGCTTGATGAGGTCAAGAAAAAGTAA
- a CDS encoding Allantoinase: protein MSEFLVCTGSKVLLPGNDEPTQASIVIDKASGKITQVRQGHHTSDDLGLHAHTVEWLDAGKNVVLPGLVDAHVHLNEPGRTDWEGFWTGTRAAASGGITTLVDMPLNSLPPTTTVSNLEIKRQAALNQCHTDVAFWGGVIPGNQEHLKPLVAAGVRGFKCFLMESGVEEFPCVNVQDLLVSIKELEDAGSVLLFHAELQDGNDKSETSNPRDYSTFLSSRPEKLEFNAISLIVKLQLMYPSLRCHIVHLSAASALPLIRSAKDAGLPLTVETCFHYLCLSAEEIPAGHTEFKCCPPVREESNRNLLWDALKEGLIDCVVSDHSPCVLSLKRLDDGDILSAWGGISTLGLGLSLLWTEGQRRGIGLGQIIDWMSTKTARHVGLGSTKGQLREGYDGDFVLWDPEEEFEARATQ from the exons ATGTCCGAATTTCTCGTTTGCACAGGATCCAAAGTCCTTCTACCTGGGAATGACGAACCCACCCAGGCTTCCATTGTCATTGACAAGGCATCGGGCAAAATTACACAAGTCCGGCAAGGCCACCATACATCGGACGATCTTGGATTGCACGCTCATACCGTCGAATGGCTTGATGCAGGAAAGAATGTCGTTCTACCTGGCCTGGTAGA TGCCCATGTCCATCTCAATGAACCTGGACGCACTGATTGGGAAGGCTTTTGGACAGGCACTAGAGCAGCAGCCTCAGGGGGCATCACTACGTTAGTCGATATGCCGCTGAACTCTTTGCCCCCTACCACCACTGTATCGAATCTCGAAATCAAGCGACAGGCCGCCCTGAACCAATGCCATACAGATGTTGCTTTTTGGGGAGGTGTTATTCCCGGAAATCAG GAACATCTTAAGCCTCTGGTAGCCGCTGGGGTCCGCGGATTCAAATGTTTCTTGATGGAAAGTGGAGTTGAG GAATTTCCTTGTGTAAATGTGCAAGACCTGCTGGTTTCCATAAAAGAACTCGAG GATGCTGGTAGTGTTCTCTTGTTCCACGCTGAACTTCAAGACGGTAACGACAAATCGGAAACTTCAAACCCTAGGGACTATTCGACATTTTTATCCTCGCGTCCTGAAAAGCTGGAATTCAATGCAATATCATTGATAGTTAAATTGCAACTAATGTATCCAAGTCTTCGGTGCCATATCGTTCATCTCTCAGCCGCCTCAGCGCTTCCCCTTATCCGATCTGCCAAAGATGCTGGATTGCCCTTGACTGTCGAAACCTGTTTCCATTACCTATGCCTCTCTGCAGAAGAGATTCCTGCTGGCCATACAGAATTTAAATGCTGTCCCCCTGTTCGCGAAGAATCCAACAGAAATTTATTATGGGATGCACTCAAAGAGGGTCTGATTGATTGTGTCGTTTCTGACCATAGTCCTTGTGTCCTCTCTTTAAAAAGACTAGATGATGGTGACATTTTGTCTGCTTGGGGTGGGATCAGCACCCTTGGACTGGGTCTGAGCTTGTTATGGACTGAAGGGCAGAGAAGAGGAATTGGTCTGGGCCAGATTATTGACTGGATGAGCACTAAGACCGCCCGACACGTTGGTTTAGGCTCTACAAAGGGCCAGCTAAGGGAAGGTTATGATGGCGATTTCGTCCTGTGGGATCCAGAGGAAGAATTTGAGGCAAGGGCGACACAGTGA
- a CDS encoding ABC1 family protein MCP2-like protein (ABC1 family protein MCP2 homolog): MLKSYKNAEQETEAYSECHTRSAQRVLKALLANGGVFIKMGQHIASLVVLPVEWTSTMKVLQDKCEPTQYEALEALFLSDMGEPISEIFDDFDPEPIGVASLAQVHIGRHKASGKTVAVKHPHLAEFCDVDMEMVDATLGWIKYWFPDFEFTWLGEEMRTNLPKEMDFVHEANNAARTKVEFACVRTSLYIPEVVLATKRVLIMEYIKGGRVDDLKYLSACDIDRNKVAVELSRIFNQMVFVNGWFHADPHPGNLLIRPKVAGSKSPYNFEIVLLDHGLYFDMESKLRVNYSKLWLSLMAPASESTISDRRKLAELVGNIGPDLYPVFEAALTGRVALEGSWDEQNDVSFQRASSLIDMVPQTEEEKDAIRAAVMQKEGVLLSVFDVLRRIPRRVLMVLKLNDLTRSLDHALKTTHSNVRIFLVTAKYCSAGLLSLSLLTDYFSCWWRYQRAYLELSMVESLMDLQAYYKRQKAWFYGLWRRGLRGAHDASFGLPYSFNSDNSIVQHQH; encoded by the exons ATGCTTAAATCGTATAAGAATGCAGAACAAGAAACTGAAGCGTATTCGGAATGTCATACCAGAAGTGCTCAGAGGGTGTTGAAAGCTTTGCTTGCAAATGGAG GCGTTTTCATCAAAATGGGCCAACATATCGCGTCTTTGGTGGTCCTACCCGTTGAGTGGACAAGTACAATGAAGGTGTTACAAGACAAATGTGAACCCACACAATACGAAGCACTGGAGGCACTTTTTCTTAGCGACATGGGGGAACCTATCTCAGAAATTTTTGATGACTTTGACCCAGAACCGATTGGTGTAGCCAGCTTGGCACAGGTGCATATAGGACGACATAAAGCATCAGGAAAAACTGTTGCAGTGAAG CATCCTCATTTGGCAGAGTTTTGCGATGTCGACATGGAAATGGTCGATGCTACTCTTG GATGGATCAAGTACTGGTTTCCGGATTTCGAATTTACCTGGTTAGGG GAAGAGATGAGGACCAATCTGCCTAAGGAAATGGACTTTGTTCATGAAGCAAACAATGCTGCTCGAACGAAAGTCGAATTTGCATGTGTGCGGACTTCTTTGTATATCCCTGAAGTAGTTCTGGCAACGAAAAGGGTATTAATCATGGAATACATAAAAGGAGGACGCGTAGATGATTTGAAATATCTTTCTGCTTGTGATATCGACCGCAACAAGGTGGCTGTTGAACTCTCTAGGATATTCAATCAAATGGTGTTTGTCAATGGGTGGTTTCATGCG GATCCCCACCCTG GGAATTTGTTGATTAGACCGAAGGTTGCAGGTTCCAAATCCCCGTACAACTTCGAAATTGTCCTCTTGGATCACGGTCTCTACTTCGATATGGAATCAAAACTGCGCGTGAACTACAGTAAACTTTGGCTATCGCTAATGGCGCCGGCTTCTGAATCTACCATTTCTGACCGACGGAAACTTGCAGAGCTAGTGGGCAACATTGGTCCTGACTTG TACCCTGTGTTTGAGGCAGCTTTGACCGGTAGGGTGGCATTGGAGGGGAGCTGGGATGAACAGAATGATGTCTCCTTTCAACGGGCATCCAGTTTAATCGACATGGTCCCAcaaacagaagaagaaaaggatgcCATCCGAGCCGCTGTTATGCAAAAAGAGGGTGTATTGCTATCTGTTTTTGATGTCCTGCGGCGCATTCCAAGGAGAGTGCTCATGGTCCTGAAACTCAACGATTTGACAAG GAGCCTTGACCATGCTCTAAAGACAACTCATTCAAAC GTTCGGATATTCCTTGTGACTGCCAAGTATTGTAG CGCTGGTCTCTTGTCTCTGAGTCTCCTTACGGACTATTTTTCGTGTTGGTG GAGATATCAGCGTGCCTACTTGGAATTGTCTATGGTAGAGTCGCTGATGGATCTTCAGGCGTATTACAAGAGACAAAAAGCGTGGTTTTATGGCTTATGGCGGAGAGGTCTTAGAGGGGCACACGACGCATCATTTGGATTACCATATTCCTTCAATTCAGATAATTCAATAGTACAACATCAGCATTAA